The Pseudomonas sp. MH9.2 genomic interval TCGACTTATTCTCGATGTAAAAAGGACACCCTCCAACGGTCAGGTCCGACCCTATGAAGTGCGCGCTGGCGCAGACACGGACGGGAAGCACCTCAGTCCCGAGGCTCGTGAATATTTGAAGGTGACCTACCTAAAGCCGCTCCGCGACGCGGAGGAGGAGCTCGTCGCGCGGAAGAACTCCCGTTTGTCCCAGATCCTTCTCGGGCATGAGGCTTTCAAGAACAAGGGATCAAACCACGTCCTGATGGGGCTGCTGTCCGATTTTAACGGTTCGATCGAGGGTTACTTCGATGGTAAGGACAACGTTGGGGGAAGTATCGCCGACCAGCTAGGAAAGGATCTGAAGGACAAGATCGACACTTACATCGGCGAACTGTACGAGCAAGGGAAGAAAACAGGTCTGGCCGTGACCGAGCGAAGGCAAATCAAAAACCTGCTGGAAAAACTGGAACTATCAATTCAAGGAGAAACCAGACCCGGTCTCGGTACTCTCAATCGCCTCTTCATGGCATCTGAGTTGTTACATCTTAACAAGGTCAACTGGACCGGGATGCGGCTAGGGCTGATCGAGGAGCTGGAAGCCCACCTCCATCCTCAAGCGCAGATGCAGGCAATTGAGACGTTCCAGAAGCAGAAGGACGTCCAGCTCATACTCACGACACATAGCCCCAACATAGGTTCAAAACTCGAACTCCGGAACCTTATCATCTGCGGCGGAGGTAACGCATTTCCGATGAGTGCGGATCATACAGAGCTAGCGCCCGACGACTATGTATTCCTCCAACGATTCCTAGACGTAACCAAGGCAAACCTGTTCTTTTCGAAGGGGGTCATACTGGTCGAGGGTTGGTCAGAAGAACTGCTGATGCATGAGCTTGCGATGCTTGTTGGCTATGACCTGACGGCAAGGGGTGTAGCGGTCGTCAACGTAAACAACTTAGCTTTCATCCGCTACGCGAATATATTCAAGCGCAAGGTTGAACCCCATTTCTCCAAGCCGGTGGCCATCGTCACGGACGTGGACATCCCGCTTGACGAGGAGGACGGTCCGGCTCCAGGCGACAAGGTGAAGCTCTTGAAGGCCTTGGCAGACAAGGCAGAAAAATACGACGGCC includes:
- a CDS encoding ATP-dependent nuclease yields the protein MHLSNLKLWNFRTFGSTGAFALDVPHLDLAFNSDLNVLIGENDSGKSAIIDAIRLVLKTHSYDWMRIDEDDFHFGQNRLRVELVLSGIKPEEGKNFTEFLSWRPVGDDVEPFLRLILDVKRTPSNGQVRPYEVRAGADTDGKHLSPEAREYLKVTYLKPLRDAEEELVARKNSRLSQILLGHEAFKNKGSNHVLMGLLSDFNGSIEGYFDGKDNVGGSIADQLGKDLKDKIDTYIGELYEQGKKTGLAVTERRQIKNLLEKLELSIQGETRPGLGTLNRLFMASELLHLNKVNWTGMRLGLIEELEAHLHPQAQMQAIETFQKQKDVQLILTTHSPNIGSKLELRNLIICGGGNAFPMSADHTELAPDDYVFLQRFLDVTKANLFFSKGVILVEGWSEELLMHELAMLVGYDLTARGVAVVNVNNLAFIRYANIFKRKVEPHFSKPVAIVTDVDIPLDEEDGPAPGDKVKLLKALADKAEKYDGQCVKSFIAPQWTLEYCLSKSSAFKDKFAEIAKAVHSKTDWTDFDATLANKLKCRSLAKTEISARLAQAIANGEIEKSKVTNDSHVGYLVKAIEYACGN